A stretch of the Nothobranchius furzeri strain GRZ-AD chromosome 5, NfurGRZ-RIMD1, whole genome shotgun sequence genome encodes the following:
- the ano10a gene encoding anoctamin-10 produces MQPAAVSGEPGFEPLVVLELASDIKEEAVVWLLSRIRDPQQNGGAELLVEHLGPGVRPQEKENPNLFLVGASWQRLLSGAEDLGLFKEYSDGSMRGFTCSNKHNFKDFTGDGDSFLSMAECQHIIKHELDTLRAREETHVPGYPQAKLYPGKSIIRRLQSKRILIQMFPLHHKEELKRLSFSWYQKVRLSLQPLDSIRHYYGEGQALYFGFLEYFTFALVPMALIGVPYYLFDWEDYDKYVIFAVFNLVWCTVILELWKRRSASLAYQWGTLSRKQAFEEPRPGFHGVLGFNPVTGREEPLYSNAKRQLRIYLVSLPFVLLCLYLSLYVMMVYFLLEGWVLSIHDENPTFWTGVLLFIPSVAYAVVIEAMNLIYRYAAEFLTEWENHRLESSYQNHLVLKVLVYNFFNCFASLFYIAFVMQDMVLLRQSLATLLITSQILNQFMEAFLPYWLQRRRNKKMVRKVQGRRVLEDKALPLAEQVRLEADMSTYLGTFDDYLELFLLFGYVSLFSCVYPLAAVLVVLNNITEVYSDAFKMCHVFKRPFADPAANIGVWQLAFEAMSVIAVVTNCALIGMSPQVRAYFPHSETQLILWTVAVEHGLLALKFILTFLIPDVPKHIQIKLARIEFESLEALKKKKMLEASEPSKTVLC; encoded by the exons ATGCAGCCTGCAGCTGTCAGCGGTGAGCCGGGCTTCGAGCCTCTGGTGGTGCTGGAGCTGGCCTCAGACATCAAGGAGGAAGCGGTGGTGTGGCTGCTGAGCAGGATCAGAGACCCACAGCAGAACGGAG GAGCCGAGCTGCTGGTGGAGCATCTGGGGCCTGGAGTGAGACCTCAGGAAAAGGAAAACCCCAACTTGTTCCTGGTGGGGGCCTCCTGGCAGAGGTTACTGTCTGGTGCTGAAGACCTGGGTCTGTTTAAGGAGTACAGCGACGGGTCCATGAGAGGCTTCACCTGCTCCAACAAACACAACTTCAAAGACTTTACAG GTGATGGGGACAGCTTCCTCAGCATGGCTGAGTGTCAGCACATCATCAAACACGAGCTGGACACGCTGCGAGCCAGAGAGGAAACCCACGTTCCAGGATACCCCCAGGCTAAACTCTACCCCGGGAAGTCTATCA TACGCAGGCTGCAGTCTAAGAGGATCCTGATCCAGATGTTCCCGCTGCACCATAAGGAGGAGCTTAAGAGACTTTCCTTTTCTTGGTATCAGAAAGTCCGCTTGTCTCTCCAGCCTCTGG ACAGCATCAGACACTACTATGGTGAGGGTCAGGCTCTCTACTTTGGCTTTCTTGAGTACTTCACCTTTGCCCTGGTGCCCATGGCCTTGATTGGAGTGCCTTACTACCTGTTTGACTGGGAGGATTATGATAAATATGTCATCTTCGCCGTTTTCAACCTGGTCTGGTGCACGGTTATACTGGAG CTATGGAAGAGACGCAGCGCCTCACTGGCCTACCAGTGGGGCACGTTGAGCAGGAAACAGGCCTTTGAAGAACCCCGCCCTGGGTTTCACGGTGTCCTTGGATTCAACCCTGTAACCGGCCGTGAGGAGCCCCTCTACTCCAATGCCAAGCGGCAGCTACGCATTTACCTGGTGTCCCTGCCCTTCGTCCTACTCTGCCTCTACCTGTCCCTCTACGTCATGATGGTCTACTTCCTGTTGGAGGGATGGGTGCTGTCCATCCATGATGAGAACCCCACCTTCTGGACAGGAGTGCTCCTGTTCATCCCCAGCGTCGCCTATGCTGTGGTCATAGAGGCGATGAACCTCATCTACAGATACGCTGCAGAGTTCCTCACAGAGTGGG AAAATCATCGTCTGGAGTCATCGTACCAGAATCACCTGGTCCTCAAAGTGTTGGTG TACAACTTCTTCAACTGCTTTGCCTCCTTGTTCTACATCGCCTTTGTCATGCAGGACATGGTGCTGCTCAGGCAG AGCCTGGCCACGTTGCTGATCACCAGTCAGATCTTAAACCAGTTCATGGAGGCCTTCTTGCCCTACTGGCTTCAGAGGAGACGCAACAAGAAGATGGTTCGCAAAGTTCAGGGGAGAAGAGTTCTTGAGGACAAAGCGCTTCCTCTGGCAGAGCAGGTGCGGCTGGAGGCCGACATGAGCACGTACCTG GGCACGTTTGATGACTACCTGGAGCTGTTCCTGTTGTTTGGTTACGTCAGCCTGTTCTCCTGCGTCTACCCTCTGGCTGCGGTCTTGGTGGTGTTGAACAACATCACTGAGGTTTACTCTGATGCCTTCAAGATGTGTCACGTGTTCAAAAGACCCTTCGCTGACCCGGCTGCTAACATCGGAGTCTGGCAG CTCGCCTTTGAGGCCATGAGTGTGATCGCTGTCGTCACCAACTGTGCTCTGATCGGCATGTCTCCACAAGTCAGAGCGTACTTCCCCCACTCGGAGACCCAGCTCATACTGTGGACGGTGGCTGttgag CACGGACTGCTGGCTCTCAAGTTCATCCTGACCTTCCTCATCCCAGATGTTCCCAAACACATCCAGATCAAACTGGCCCGCATCGAGTTTGAATCTCTGGAGGCCCTGAAGAAAAAG aAAATGCTGGAAGCCTCTGAGCCGAGTAAGACGGTCCTGTGCTGA
- the abhd5a gene encoding 1-acylglycerol-3-phosphate O-acyltransferase ABHD5 isoform X4 — translation MDEQAAVASSGTVQRVLSAVGVRGLASSVWSYVDYMSRWCWVPSWLPPWCPTSQKQLQAAEERMLHCIRAAFTRQFVPISDGNRLWTLTFCSDAVEDKTPVVLLHGFGCGVGFWAQNLDALSQHRPVFALDMLGFGQSTRPLFSTDPREAEDQFVESIEQWRAEVGLESVILLGHNLGGFLAVCYSMKHPHRVKHLILVEPWGLPEAQEMTEADRPIPAWIKALGAMFSPFNPLAGLRLVGPLGPALVQTLRPDSKRKFSSLFTDNTVSDYIYHLNVQSPSGETAFKTMTGSCGCAKRPLLPRMDQLHPAIPITIIYGSRSSIDSNSGSAVRQMRPASHVEVITTRGAGHYVYADQPEDFNHRVLLVCEEVDRSRNEPQEKKGS, via the exons ATGGATGAGCAAGCTGCGGTAGCTAGCAGCGG GACTGTGCAGAGAGTGTTATCAGCTGTTGGCGTTCGTGGTCTGGCCAGCAGCGTGTGGAGCTACGTAGACTACATGAGCAG gtggtgCTGGGTCCCCAGCTGGTTGCCGCCATGGTGTCCTACATCTCAGAAACAGCTTCAGGCTGCAGAGGAGAGGATGCTGCATT gCATCAGGGCAGCTTTTACCAGACAGTTTGTCCCCATCTCTGACGGTAACCGTCTGTGGACGCTGACCTTCTGCAGCGATGCTGTTGAAGACAAAACTCCGGTGGTTCTGCTGCATGGATTTGGATGCGGCGTGGGCTTTTGGGCACAGAACTTGGATGCTTTGTCACAGCACCGGCCTGTCTTTGCTCTGGACATGTTGGGCTTCGGCCAGAGCACCAGACCTTTGTTCTCCACAGACCCCCGGGAAGCTGAGGATCAGTTTGTGGAGTCTATTGAACAGTGGAGAGCAGAAGTGGGCCTTGAATCTGTGATCCTGTTAGGCCACAACCTGGGAGGCTTCCTGGCTGTGTGCTATTCTATGAAGCATCCTCACAG AGTGAAACATCTCATACTGGTGGAGCCGTGGGGACTTCCTGAAGCCCAGGAGATGACAGAAGCTGACCGGCCCATCCCAGCTTGGATCAAAGCCCTGGGGGCCATGTTCAGTCCCTTCAACCCCTTGGCTGGCTTGAGACTGGTGGGACCTCTGG GTCCAGCGCTGGTGCAGACCCTGAGACCCGACTCAAAGAGGAAGTTCTCCTCTCTGTTCACAGACAACACAGTTTCAGATTACATCTATCACCTCAATGTGCAGTCCCCCAG TGGAGAAACCGCCTTTAAGACTATGACCGGTTCCTGTGGCTGTGCCAAGAGGCCGCTGCTGCCGAGGATGGACCAGCTGCATCCCGCCATCCCCATCACCATCATCTACGGCTCCCGCTCCAGCATCGACAGCAACTCGGGCAGCGCCGTCAGACAGATGAGACCCGCGTCTCACGTGGAGGTCATC ACCACGCGTGGAGCTGGACATTACGTGTACGCGGACCAGCCTGAAGACTTCAACCACCGAGTTTTACTCGTGTGTGAGGAGGTGGACAGGAGCAGAAATGAGCCTCAGGAGAAGAAGGGGAGCTAG
- the abhd5a gene encoding 1-acylglycerol-3-phosphate O-acyltransferase ABHD5 isoform X1, whose product MLAASSHTSRTSQRLGDSVTTCWGLVYKACLRKKRVWDCDCAESVISCWRSWSGQQRVELRRLHEQVVLGPQLVAAMVSYISETASGCRGEDAAFDAVEDKTPVVLLHGFGCGVGFWAQNLDALSQHRPVFALDMLGFGQSTRPLFSTDPREAEDQFVESIEQWRAEVGLESVILLGHNLGGFLAVCYSMKHPHRVKHLILVEPWGLPEAQEMTEADRPIPAWIKALGAMFSPFNPLAGLRLVGPLGPALVQTLRPDSKRKFSSLFTDNTVSDYIYHLNVQSPSGETAFKTMTGSCGCAKRPLLPRMDQLHPAIPITIIYGSRSSIDSNSGSAVRQMRPASHVEVITTRGAGHYVYADQPEDFNHRVLLVCEEVDRSRNEPQEKKGS is encoded by the exons ATGCTAGCAGCGTCTAGTCATACTAGTAGAACTAGTCAGCGGTTGGGTGACTCGGTAACCACGTGCTGGGGCCTCGTCTATAAAGCTTGTTTACGCAAAAAACGGGTCTGGGACTGC GACTGTGCAGAGAGTGTTATCAGCTGTTGGCGTTCGTGGTCTGGCCAGCAGCGTGTGGAGCTACGTAGACTACATGAGCAG gtggtgCTGGGTCCCCAGCTGGTTGCCGCCATGGTGTCCTACATCTCAGAAACAGCTTCAGGCTGCAGAGGAGAGGATGCTGCATT CGATGCTGTTGAAGACAAAACTCCGGTGGTTCTGCTGCATGGATTTGGATGCGGCGTGGGCTTTTGGGCACAGAACTTGGATGCTTTGTCACAGCACCGGCCTGTCTTTGCTCTGGACATGTTGGGCTTCGGCCAGAGCACCAGACCTTTGTTCTCCACAGACCCCCGGGAAGCTGAGGATCAGTTTGTGGAGTCTATTGAACAGTGGAGAGCAGAAGTGGGCCTTGAATCTGTGATCCTGTTAGGCCACAACCTGGGAGGCTTCCTGGCTGTGTGCTATTCTATGAAGCATCCTCACAG AGTGAAACATCTCATACTGGTGGAGCCGTGGGGACTTCCTGAAGCCCAGGAGATGACAGAAGCTGACCGGCCCATCCCAGCTTGGATCAAAGCCCTGGGGGCCATGTTCAGTCCCTTCAACCCCTTGGCTGGCTTGAGACTGGTGGGACCTCTGG GTCCAGCGCTGGTGCAGACCCTGAGACCCGACTCAAAGAGGAAGTTCTCCTCTCTGTTCACAGACAACACAGTTTCAGATTACATCTATCACCTCAATGTGCAGTCCCCCAG TGGAGAAACCGCCTTTAAGACTATGACCGGTTCCTGTGGCTGTGCCAAGAGGCCGCTGCTGCCGAGGATGGACCAGCTGCATCCCGCCATCCCCATCACCATCATCTACGGCTCCCGCTCCAGCATCGACAGCAACTCGGGCAGCGCCGTCAGACAGATGAGACCCGCGTCTCACGTGGAGGTCATC ACCACGCGTGGAGCTGGACATTACGTGTACGCGGACCAGCCTGAAGACTTCAACCACCGAGTTTTACTCGTGTGTGAGGAGGTGGACAGGAGCAGAAATGAGCCTCAGGAGAAGAAGGGGAGCTAG
- the abhd5a gene encoding 1-acylglycerol-3-phosphate O-acyltransferase ABHD5 isoform X2 — MSRWCWVPSWLPPWCPTSQKQLQAAEERMLHCIRAAFTRQFVPISDGNRLWTLTFCSDAVEDKTPVVLLHGFGCGVGFWAQNLDALSQHRPVFALDMLGFGQSTRPLFSTDPREAEDQFVESIEQWRAEVGLESVILLGHNLGGFLAVCYSMKHPHRVKHLILVEPWGLPEAQEMTEADRPIPAWIKALGAMFSPFNPLAGLRLVGPLGPALVQTLRPDSKRKFSSLFTDNTVSDYIYHLNVQSPSGETAFKTMTGSCGCAKRPLLPRMDQLHPAIPITIIYGSRSSIDSNSGSAVRQMRPASHVEVITTRGAGHYVYADQPEDFNHRVLLVCEEVDRSRNEPQEKKGS, encoded by the exons ATGAGCAG gtggtgCTGGGTCCCCAGCTGGTTGCCGCCATGGTGTCCTACATCTCAGAAACAGCTTCAGGCTGCAGAGGAGAGGATGCTGCATT gCATCAGGGCAGCTTTTACCAGACAGTTTGTCCCCATCTCTGACGGTAACCGTCTGTGGACGCTGACCTTCTGCAGCGATGCTGTTGAAGACAAAACTCCGGTGGTTCTGCTGCATGGATTTGGATGCGGCGTGGGCTTTTGGGCACAGAACTTGGATGCTTTGTCACAGCACCGGCCTGTCTTTGCTCTGGACATGTTGGGCTTCGGCCAGAGCACCAGACCTTTGTTCTCCACAGACCCCCGGGAAGCTGAGGATCAGTTTGTGGAGTCTATTGAACAGTGGAGAGCAGAAGTGGGCCTTGAATCTGTGATCCTGTTAGGCCACAACCTGGGAGGCTTCCTGGCTGTGTGCTATTCTATGAAGCATCCTCACAG AGTGAAACATCTCATACTGGTGGAGCCGTGGGGACTTCCTGAAGCCCAGGAGATGACAGAAGCTGACCGGCCCATCCCAGCTTGGATCAAAGCCCTGGGGGCCATGTTCAGTCCCTTCAACCCCTTGGCTGGCTTGAGACTGGTGGGACCTCTGG GTCCAGCGCTGGTGCAGACCCTGAGACCCGACTCAAAGAGGAAGTTCTCCTCTCTGTTCACAGACAACACAGTTTCAGATTACATCTATCACCTCAATGTGCAGTCCCCCAG TGGAGAAACCGCCTTTAAGACTATGACCGGTTCCTGTGGCTGTGCCAAGAGGCCGCTGCTGCCGAGGATGGACCAGCTGCATCCCGCCATCCCCATCACCATCATCTACGGCTCCCGCTCCAGCATCGACAGCAACTCGGGCAGCGCCGTCAGACAGATGAGACCCGCGTCTCACGTGGAGGTCATC ACCACGCGTGGAGCTGGACATTACGTGTACGCGGACCAGCCTGAAGACTTCAACCACCGAGTTTTACTCGTGTGTGAGGAGGTGGACAGGAGCAGAAATGAGCCTCAGGAGAAGAAGGGGAGCTAG
- the abhd5a gene encoding 1-acylglycerol-3-phosphate O-acyltransferase ABHD5 isoform X3, protein MVSYISETASGCRGEDAAFDAVEDKTPVVLLHGFGCGVGFWAQNLDALSQHRPVFALDMLGFGQSTRPLFSTDPREAEDQFVESIEQWRAEVGLESVILLGHNLGGFLAVCYSMKHPHRVKHLILVEPWGLPEAQEMTEADRPIPAWIKALGAMFSPFNPLAGLRLVGPLGPALVQTLRPDSKRKFSSLFTDNTVSDYIYHLNVQSPSGETAFKTMTGSCGCAKRPLLPRMDQLHPAIPITIIYGSRSSIDSNSGSAVRQMRPASHVEVITTRGAGHYVYADQPEDFNHRVLLVCEEVDRSRNEPQEKKGS, encoded by the exons ATGGTGTCCTACATCTCAGAAACAGCTTCAGGCTGCAGAGGAGAGGATGCTGCATT CGATGCTGTTGAAGACAAAACTCCGGTGGTTCTGCTGCATGGATTTGGATGCGGCGTGGGCTTTTGGGCACAGAACTTGGATGCTTTGTCACAGCACCGGCCTGTCTTTGCTCTGGACATGTTGGGCTTCGGCCAGAGCACCAGACCTTTGTTCTCCACAGACCCCCGGGAAGCTGAGGATCAGTTTGTGGAGTCTATTGAACAGTGGAGAGCAGAAGTGGGCCTTGAATCTGTGATCCTGTTAGGCCACAACCTGGGAGGCTTCCTGGCTGTGTGCTATTCTATGAAGCATCCTCACAG AGTGAAACATCTCATACTGGTGGAGCCGTGGGGACTTCCTGAAGCCCAGGAGATGACAGAAGCTGACCGGCCCATCCCAGCTTGGATCAAAGCCCTGGGGGCCATGTTCAGTCCCTTCAACCCCTTGGCTGGCTTGAGACTGGTGGGACCTCTGG GTCCAGCGCTGGTGCAGACCCTGAGACCCGACTCAAAGAGGAAGTTCTCCTCTCTGTTCACAGACAACACAGTTTCAGATTACATCTATCACCTCAATGTGCAGTCCCCCAG TGGAGAAACCGCCTTTAAGACTATGACCGGTTCCTGTGGCTGTGCCAAGAGGCCGCTGCTGCCGAGGATGGACCAGCTGCATCCCGCCATCCCCATCACCATCATCTACGGCTCCCGCTCCAGCATCGACAGCAACTCGGGCAGCGCCGTCAGACAGATGAGACCCGCGTCTCACGTGGAGGTCATC ACCACGCGTGGAGCTGGACATTACGTGTACGCGGACCAGCCTGAAGACTTCAACCACCGAGTTTTACTCGTGTGTGAGGAGGTGGACAGGAGCAGAAATGAGCCTCAGGAGAAGAAGGGGAGCTAG